Proteins found in one Quercus robur chromosome 2, dhQueRobu3.1, whole genome shotgun sequence genomic segment:
- the LOC126715766 gene encoding pathogenesis-related protein PR-1-like, whose protein sequence is MKHPEILQMRACLSGLTVFLLLISTTTHALTRPSQRLSLANQFLAPHNAARSALGLQPLLWDAKLARYAQWYANQRRFDCALQHSNGPYGENIFWGSGDGWTPSQAVMAWISERQWYNYWSNSCAGGQECGHYTQIVWSSTRRVGCAKVTCFGGRGDFMTCNYDPPGNYIGERPY, encoded by the coding sequence ATGAAACACCCAGAAATTCTTCAAATGCGTGCGTGTTTAAGCGGCCTCACTGTTTTTCTCCTACTAATCTCAACCACTACTCATGCTTTAACAAGGCCAAGCCAGCGGCTAAGCCTAGCAAACCAGTTTCTGGCTCCACATAACGCAGCTCGTTCAGCACTTGGACTCCAACCATTGTTGTGGGATGCAAAGCTTGCACGCTATGCACAATGGTACGCTAACCAAAGGCGATTCGACTGTGCTTTGCAGCACTCTAATGGCCCTTATGGTGAGAACATTTTCTGGGGTAGTGGAGATGGTTGGACACCTTCTCAGGCCGTCATGGCTTGGATTTCAGAGCGTCAATGGTACAATTATTGGTCTAACTCTTGCGCCGGTGGACAAGAATGTGGGCATTATACACAGATAGTTTGGAGCTCTACAAGAAGAGTTGGGTGTGCTAAGGTGACTTGTTTTGGGGGTAGGGGGGATTTTATGACTTGCAACTATGACCCTCCTGGAAATTATATTGGAGAAAGGCCATATTGA
- the LOC126715765 gene encoding pathogenesis-related protein PR-1, with amino-acid sequence MRPYLLIFLFLFITLTSNNHLVTSQSSPIAKTPLKKPDNDTIYKVSKELCWGCIGESLQFLFAHNMVRAYKWELPLTWDFQLENYAKWWAGQRKADCKLEHSFPEDDFKLGENVFLGSGSTWTPIDAVNAWAEEEKYYTYATNTCEAGQMCGHYTQIVWSTTRRIGCARVVCDKGDVFMTCNYDPVGNYVGERPY; translated from the coding sequence atgagaccCTATTTGCTtatcttcctcttcctcttcattaCTCTCACTAGCAACAATCATTTAGTCACTTCCCAATCTTCTCCAATAGCCAAAACACCTTTGAAAAAGCCAGACAATGATACCATATACAAAGTTTCTAAGGAATTATGCTGGGGTTGCATTGGAGAGTCACTACAATTCTTGTTTGCACACAACATGGTGAGGGCATACAAGTGGGAGCTACCATTGACATGGGATTTTCAGCTTGAAAACTATGCAAAATGGTGGGCTGGTCAAAGAAAAGCTGATTGCAAGTTAGAACATTCATTCCCAGAAGATGATTTTAAGCTAGGAGAGAACGTATTTTTGGGCAGTGGCTCTACATGGACTCCAATTGATGCCGTGAACGCTTGGGCTGAAGAGGAGAAGTATTATACTTATGCTACAAACACTTGTGAGGCTGGTCAAATGTGTGGGCACTATACACAAATTGTGTGGAGTACTACGAGAAGGATTGGATGTGCTCGAGTTGTATGTGACAAGGGAGATGTGTTTATGACATGCAATTATGATCCTGTGGGTAATTATGTTGGCGAGCGACCATATTGA